GCAAAATATTCATCTAATACTTCCTCGTTTGTCATCTTCTCTCCTCCTTTGCTTCCTCTTTACTCATAGATTCACCATTTTATAAAGTTGCATATCTGCACCTTATTTGGCAAAAAAAATGGCGTGAAGTTCCTTCGCAGACAATTCCAAGTAAGCACCAATAATTGCTACTTCCCCGACAAAAAACGAGCCTTTCGCCATTTTTCTATAGAAAGTCGCGCAATTTATTCCGATTTTCTCCGAGAGTTCCTTCGTACTTATGTTCTTTTCGATCATTTTTGCTTTGAGTTTGTTTTTGTCTAACATTGCCATACCTCCATTTGTTGGTTGCATATCTGCACCTGCCACCATATTATCATATCGCAAAAATCCCTGTCAAGGCATATTTGCAACTTTTTTGAAATATTTTTAGGTTTGGATTGCAAATATGCGACAGTGGTGCTATAATATAAGTACGGAGGTACTATTATGGATATCGGGAATAGAATAAAAGAGCGTAGAGAGCAACTTGGTATTACCGCGGAGACGCTCGGAAAAAGAATAGGAAAAGCAAAAACAACTATATACCGCTATGAAAGTGGTTTTATAGAGAGTGTACCTGCGACCGTTCTTGACCAAATAGCAAAAGCTCTTATGACGTCGCCCGCCTACTTGATGGGATGGGAAGATCGTGAGCCAGCGGGAAAGGAATATACCTTTACAAACATCCTTCCTATTACGAAGCAACGTTTCCCCCTTCTTGGTCGTGTTGCCTGTGGGGAGCCGATCTTCGCATCCGAGGATCGCGAAAGCTACGTCGAAGCGGGCACAACCGTAAAAGCGGACTTTTGCCTTCAATGTCAAGGCGATAGCATGATAGGCGCTCGGATCCTCGACGGAGATATCGTCTTCATACAAAGACAAGATATGGTCGAAAACGGTCAGATCGCCGCCGTCATCATCGGGGAAGCCGCGACTTTGAAACGCGTCTTCTACTACCCCGAGAAGGGAAAGCTCGTGTTGCAAGCCGAAAACCCGAAGTATGAGCCGCTCGTCTACGTTGGAGACGAGCTCAACGAGATCCGCATCATCGGAAAAGCCGTAGCCTTTCAAAGCGACGTTCGATAGGAGGTGAACTATGATAATATCTTCTTTCGGAGCAATATTCTCGCCCATCGCTATCTTTATTATTTTAGCGCTTATATACACGATATATCATAATAATCAAAAAGCAAAAAATGAAAGGCACAGGCGCGACGACTCGGATAACTTTAGAAAACTGCTTACATTTGCTGAAGAGTTCAAGAAGGCAAACCCAAGGAAGATCGGACACTTCCTCGCGTTCTGCCGTTTTGATTTTGGCGTCCTGTATATGGTTTTTGTGGAGAGCGGGAAAAAGGTAAAAGACGCACTTATCGAAAACAACTATCTGGACGAAGCAAACAAGCATGATTGGTACGCGCCGGATGGGGAAGTGTTTAATTTGATAAACGAAGGTTTTGATTGGTATCTTGAAAAGGACGAACGATTGTATGCCCTGCCATACGGGCAAAAAAACAGGCGCAAAAAAATTGTGTTCTAAATGGAAAAATACTATATAACATCGACAAAGTTCTCTTTGCGCGAGAGGAAGTTAAAAAACGGGAAAACGGTCTACGATGTCATTTTTCGCGTGTACGACGCCGCTTTCCGTCCACGGCAGAAGGTCCTCTCGGGGTATACCTCAAAAACGCTTGCAAGCCGTGCTCACGCCGATTTTATCGCATCCTCTTGCGATCTCCTTACCGAAAAGCCCGAACCCGCAAAAGAGGTCGTGACGATCGGGAAGCTGTATCCGTCTTATCTCGCGTTCATATCTTCGACTCAAAAAGAGTCTTCACAATACGCGATCCGCTCCGCCTTCACGAATCACATTCTCCCGGTATTCGCTGATTGTGATGTGCAGTCCATCGAAAAAGGTGACCTCTATCGCTGGCAGGACGACCTAATCGCCTTCCGAAAAAAGAACGGGGAACCGTTCTCTTATGCGCACGTCAAGACCGTCCGCAATTTTTTCAATACATTCCTCAACTGGGTAGAAACGCGCTACGATATCAAAAACCCGCTCAAGAATGTGCCTTTCCCGAAGTCGTACACAAGCCGAGCGCGCGCGAAAAAAGAATACACGATATGGGAGGTAGAGGATTTTGACAAATTTATCGCCGTCGTGGATGATCCGATGTATCACGCACTCTTCACCCTGCTCTTTTGGTGTGGCTGCCGAATGGGCGAGGCGTTCTCTCTCACCCGCGCGGACTATAACGGTGAGACGCTCCGCATAAATAAGACCGTCAGCAAGAAGACGCTCGACGGATCCTCGTACAAGGTAACGCAGACCAAAGCGCGCCGCGATAACACGCTCCCGGTCGCGCGCCGTTTGAAAGACGAGCTCGATGCCTACGTCCAAACCGTCAAGAGCGGAGACTTCCTTTTCGGTGGAGACCGCCCCCTTCCCGACACGAGCGTTCGCCGCGCTTTCTACAAATACCAAGATACGGCGGGCGTCCCGCACGTTAAGATTCACGAGCTGCGGCATAGCTTCGTCTCAATGTGCATCCACCACGGCGCGAATTATATGGTCGTCGCTGAATTGATCGGGGACACTCCCGAACAAGTGCTCCAAACATACGGGCATTTTTGGCAGTCCGATAAAGCGAAAATCATATCGCTTCTTTAATGTCACATTTGTTGTCACAAAATGGGTAAAAAACAGAATAAAACAATACTAAATAATAGCAAAAACTATGAAAAAACCGCCTAAAAAGGCGGTTTTTTGCTCTTGGCGGAGAGATAGGGATTTGAACCCTAGGTACCGGTGAAGGTACGCATGATTTCGAATCATGTGCATTCGACCTCTCTGCCATCTCTCCAACGCTATTTACTATACACTAAAACACGGATGAAAGCAAGCATATTTCCGATTTTTCGGAAACAACTTGCTTTTCCTTTCAAAAATCAATAACGATACCCGTCTTTTTGCATCGCGAGGACTTGCAAGTTCAGCTGCTTGATGAGTTCATCGTTATTCGGCGTCTTTTGCATCAAGCCGATAATGCTTTCCGCGGCTTCCTGATTATCGCCCGCAGAGAGCATTTTGCGGATCAAATACGCGCCTTCGAGCTCTTTCTGCGTAAGGAGCAGCTCTTCCCTTCTCGTTCCGCTTCGATTGAGGTCGATCGCGGGGAAAATGCGTTTTTCGGAAAGTTTACGGTCGAGGTGGATCTCCATATTACCCGTTCCCTTAAACTCCTCGTAGACGACGTCGTCCATACGGCTGCCCGTGTCGATGAGCGCGGTCGCGATGATGGTCAGGCTTCCGCCGTTTTCGATATTTCTCGCCGCGCCGAAGAAGCGTTTCGGGAAATAAAGAGAGACGGGATCCACACCGCCCGAGAGGGTCTTTCCGCTGGAAGGAACGACGACGTTATTCGCTCTCGCGAGCCTCGTCAAGCTATCGAGCAAAATGACGACGTCCTCGCCCTGCTCAACCAGCCTTTTCGCGCGATTTAAGACCAATTCCGCGACTTTTATATGATTGTCGCTCTCCTCGTCGAACGTGCTGTAAATGACCTCCCCTTTGATGCTACGCTGCATATCGGTAACTTCTTCCGGGCGCTCGTCGATCAAAAGAACCATAAGCTTGACTTCGGGGGAATTGACCGAAATCGAATGCGCGATCATTTTGAGAAGAGTCGTTTTACCTGCTTTCGGCGGCGAGACGACCATCGCGCGCTGTCCTTTTCCGATCGGAGCAATCAAATCGATCGCGCGCGCCGCGAGTTCGTTGCGGACGTTCGGAATCTCCAAGCGGAGCTTTTGATTCGGGAAGATCGGGACGAGATCGTCGAATCTCGGACGTTTGAAGGAGTCTTCGACTTTAACGCCGTTGATCTCCGAAACCGCGATGACCGCAGGCGGCTTACCCTCGGTCGAGGCTTTGCAATACGCCTTGATCATATCGCCGGGACGAAGCCCGCATTTTTTGATGCGAAGGGTGCTGACGTAGCTATCCTTGGAGCTGTTTCGGAAATTATTCGCGCGCAGGAATCCGTAACCGTCGGGCAAGACTTCGAGGATACCCGAGCGAATCTCGCAGGTTTGAAGAAATTCCGGATCGAATTCCGAGACGAAGACTTTATCCTGCATCCTGACTTCGCGTTGCTTTTGATCGATATAGCGTTCCAAGGAGGACGGACGCTCTTGGAAACGATCGTACGGTTCCGAATACTGATCTTTCGTCCTCTCGATGAAAGTCGCGAGATCACTGTTCGGGTTTTGAGCATAAGAAGGATTCGGTTTCGGTCTCGCTTCGCCGGGATCGCCCTGCTGCAACCATTCGGTCGAATGGTGGATGATGCGCGGTCTCTGCGAATAATTGCGTCTTCCCGACGAAGGGATCGGCGCAGAAGCCGCAGTCGAAGAATCCGGCTGCTTTTCGACCGTTTCCGCAGGCTGCACCCCTTCTTCGGGAGCGGTTGCGGCTTTTGGAGGTCTCCCCGCCTTTCTCGCCGGTTGCGGTTTCAGTTTGCCGTCTTTGATATCAATAATGCTATCGATCATTTCCTGCTTTTTCAAAGACGTCGGATGGGGGACACCCATGTCGCGCGCAAGCGTGCGGATCCCGTGAATACTGAGCCCGTCCAAATATTCGCGCGTAATATCGCCGATTGTGATTTTGTTATCCATAAAATCCTCCAAAAAAATTCCGAAATCGGATCTTTTAATACTATGCGTTTGAGAAATCAAATAGACGAGAAGCCTCGTCAAGCCTTGCCGTTTCCCTAAATTCGGGTTTCCTTTACAGCGGGAAATTCGCTGTAAAGGAAACGGCTTAATCGAATGGTATGTGATCTACGGTCGAAAGTATTGACCGAAAATCAATCTTCAAAAATATAAACTTTGGTGTTGTATTCGTCGTCGAAGTCGGCGCGATCGAATTCTATCTCATCTTTTTTGAGGTATACGACGTCTTCCTCATCGAAATAATCGAGGAACGCATCCGCCTTTTCCAGATCGAGATGAATCGAATCCCTCTTATAATGCATCGGGATAACGACGCTCGGCAGAAGCTTGTCCACGTACTCTTTCGCGATCTCCGCGTCGATCGTAAAATTTCCGCCGATGGGGATCAAAAGGACGTCCACGGGACCGATCGCTTCAATGATCAAAGGCGACGGCTTATGCCCGATATCGCCGAGATGGCAGACGTTGACTCCGTCCATC
This genomic stretch from Clostridia bacterium harbors:
- a CDS encoding helix-turn-helix transcriptional regulator, giving the protein MVAGADMQPTNGGMAMLDKNKLKAKMIEKNISTKELSEKIGINCATFYRKMAKGSFFVGEVAIIGAYLELSAKELHAIFFAK
- a CDS encoding helix-turn-helix domain-containing protein, coding for MDIGNRIKERREQLGITAETLGKRIGKAKTTIYRYESGFIESVPATVLDQIAKALMTSPAYLMGWEDREPAGKEYTFTNILPITKQRFPLLGRVACGEPIFASEDRESYVEAGTTVKADFCLQCQGDSMIGARILDGDIVFIQRQDMVENGQIAAVIIGEAATLKRVFYYPEKGKLVLQAENPKYEPLVYVGDELNEIRIIGKAVAFQSDVR
- a CDS encoding site-specific integrase, producing MEKYYITSTKFSLRERKLKNGKTVYDVIFRVYDAAFRPRQKVLSGYTSKTLASRAHADFIASSCDLLTEKPEPAKEVVTIGKLYPSYLAFISSTQKESSQYAIRSAFTNHILPVFADCDVQSIEKGDLYRWQDDLIAFRKKNGEPFSYAHVKTVRNFFNTFLNWVETRYDIKNPLKNVPFPKSYTSRARAKKEYTIWEVEDFDKFIAVVDDPMYHALFTLLFWCGCRMGEAFSLTRADYNGETLRINKTVSKKTLDGSSYKVTQTKARRDNTLPVARRLKDELDAYVQTVKSGDFLFGGDRPLPDTSVRRAFYKYQDTAGVPHVKIHELRHSFVSMCIHHGANYMVVAELIGDTPEQVLQTYGHFWQSDKAKIISLL
- the rho gene encoding transcription termination factor Rho — translated: MDNKITIGDITREYLDGLSIHGIRTLARDMGVPHPTSLKKQEMIDSIIDIKDGKLKPQPARKAGRPPKAATAPEEGVQPAETVEKQPDSSTAASAPIPSSGRRNYSQRPRIIHHSTEWLQQGDPGEARPKPNPSYAQNPNSDLATFIERTKDQYSEPYDRFQERPSSLERYIDQKQREVRMQDKVFVSEFDPEFLQTCEIRSGILEVLPDGYGFLRANNFRNSSKDSYVSTLRIKKCGLRPGDMIKAYCKASTEGKPPAVIAVSEINGVKVEDSFKRPRFDDLVPIFPNQKLRLEIPNVRNELAARAIDLIAPIGKGQRAMVVSPPKAGKTTLLKMIAHSISVNSPEVKLMVLLIDERPEEVTDMQRSIKGEVIYSTFDEESDNHIKVAELVLNRAKRLVEQGEDVVILLDSLTRLARANNVVVPSSGKTLSGGVDPVSLYFPKRFFGAARNIENGGSLTIIATALIDTGSRMDDVVYEEFKGTGNMEIHLDRKLSEKRIFPAIDLNRSGTRREELLLTQKELEGAYLIRKMLSAGDNQEAAESIIGLMQKTPNNDELIKQLNLQVLAMQKDGYRY
- a CDS encoding MBL fold metallo-hydrolase, whose product is MILKPLGHSCFLLKESTGTTVVTDPYSEDIGIKLPPVSADVVTVSHHHSDHDNVKAIAGNPLVIDSPGMFEVKGVHIMGVDAKHDAHNGKLRGSNIVFNFRMDGVNVCHLGDIGHKPSPLIIEAIGPVDVLLIPIGGNFTIDAEIAKEYVDKLLPSVVIPMHYKRDSIHLDLEKADAFLDYFDEEDVVYLKKDEIEFDRADFDDEYNTKVYIFED